A genomic region of Vibrio ziniensis contains the following coding sequences:
- a CDS encoding potassium channel family protein, whose translation MKIRDKQFAVVGLGRFGLSVCQELADAGAQVLAVDVNEEKVKAATQFVTQAVVANCTLEDTVAELKLSDYDMVMVSIGEDVNASILTTLVMKESGVKSVWVKASDKFHSKILQKIGADHIIMPERDMGVRVARKMLDKRVLEFQELGSNLAMTEVVIGSRLMGKTIGQLSLCQNDEIQVLGFKRGPEIIKNPGLDKVMEIGDMLIVAGPKDVLMAKLKSL comes from the coding sequence ATGAAAATTCGTGATAAGCAATTTGCCGTCGTCGGCTTAGGGCGCTTTGGTTTATCGGTATGCCAAGAGTTGGCAGATGCTGGTGCTCAAGTACTGGCTGTTGATGTGAATGAAGAAAAAGTAAAAGCAGCAACTCAATTTGTTACTCAAGCAGTCGTTGCTAACTGTACTCTAGAAGATACTGTAGCTGAGCTTAAGCTCAGCGATTACGATATGGTGATGGTATCCATTGGTGAGGATGTTAACGCTTCCATTTTGACCACTCTCGTAATGAAAGAGTCAGGTGTAAAATCGGTTTGGGTAAAAGCGAGCGACAAGTTCCATTCCAAAATTCTGCAAAAAATTGGTGCTGACCATATCATCATGCCTGAGCGTGATATGGGTGTTCGTGTCGCTCGTAAAATGTTGGATAAACGCGTGTTAGAGTTCCAAGAGCTAGGAAGTAACCTTGCGATGACGGAAGTGGTTATTGGTTCGCGTTTGATGGGGAAAACTATTGGTCAACTGAGTCTCTGCCAGAATGACGAAATTCAAGTTTTAGGGTTTAAGAGGGGCCCTGAAATAATTAAAAACCCTGGGCTCGATAAAGTCATGGAAATTGGGGATATGTTGATCGTTGCTGGCCCGAAAGATGTGTTAATGGCTAAGTTGAAATCTTTATGA
- a CDS encoding pyrimidine/purine nucleoside phosphorylase, which translates to MIKENSYFEGTVKSLGFTHADSDVTVGVMVPGTYTFNTGSPECMTVVKGALTIKRIGDKDWMTFESGDAFEVAGNSSFDVKVEASTAYLCEYL; encoded by the coding sequence ATGATTAAGGAAAACAGTTATTTTGAAGGCACCGTTAAGTCTTTAGGTTTTACCCACGCAGATAGCGACGTTACTGTTGGAGTAATGGTTCCAGGAACTTATACATTCAACACTGGTAGCCCTGAGTGCATGACCGTTGTTAAAGGTGCACTAACTATTAAACGTATTGGTGACAAAGACTGGATGACATTTGAAAGCGGTGACGCTTTTGAAGTCGCTGGAAACTCATCATTTGACGTGAAAGTTGAAGCGTCTACAGCTTATTTATGTGAATACCTATAA
- a CDS encoding TrkH family potassium uptake protein, whose product MSLFRSGVFYPLEKEHLEKKSSEPKIILYSFLWVLIPSAILLTLPVFSVSGLSFSDALFTATSAISVTGLGVVDTGQHFTLAGKILLMALMQIGGLGQMTLSAVLLYLFGVRLSLNQQALAKDALGQDRAINLRKLVKKIITFALLAECMGFILLSFRWVPELGWSTGLFYALFHAISAFNNAGFSLFSDSMTGYVGDPLVIITLSSLFIFGGLGFTVVGDVWTNWRKGIKRFSLHTKIMLTATPMLLLVGTVLFWLLERHNPSTMQNLDLESQWLAAFFQSATARTAGFNSVDLAQYTRPALLVMIILMLIGAGSTSTGGGIKVSTFAVAFVATWAFLRQKKHVVMFRRSVNWPTVTKALAIIVVSGALLTIAMFLLMITEVNASFDHILFETISAFATVGLSTGLTAELSEPGKYIMVVVMIIGRIGPLTLAYMLATPQPTLLKYPEDTVLTG is encoded by the coding sequence ATGAGTTTATTTCGCAGCGGTGTTTTCTACCCTTTGGAAAAAGAGCATTTAGAAAAGAAAAGCTCTGAACCCAAGATCATCTTATATAGCTTCCTGTGGGTACTGATACCTTCCGCAATCTTACTGACCCTTCCCGTATTTTCAGTATCTGGTTTAAGTTTTTCTGATGCACTGTTCACTGCAACTTCCGCGATCAGTGTAACGGGACTCGGTGTGGTAGATACCGGACAGCACTTTACGTTAGCAGGAAAAATTCTGCTGATGGCTTTGATGCAAATAGGTGGCTTAGGGCAAATGACGCTGTCGGCAGTATTGTTATACCTGTTTGGGGTGCGATTAAGCTTGAATCAACAGGCGCTAGCTAAAGATGCATTAGGACAAGACCGTGCAATTAACTTACGTAAATTGGTGAAGAAAATCATTACTTTTGCACTGCTGGCAGAATGCATGGGTTTTATTCTTTTGTCGTTTCGTTGGGTGCCGGAATTAGGGTGGTCAACAGGGCTGTTTTATGCGCTTTTCCATGCAATTTCAGCTTTTAATAACGCAGGTTTCTCACTGTTTTCCGATAGCATGACGGGCTATGTGGGAGACCCTCTAGTGATCATTACACTCTCCAGTTTGTTTATCTTTGGTGGGTTGGGCTTCACTGTTGTGGGAGATGTTTGGACCAACTGGCGAAAAGGCATTAAGCGTTTCAGCTTACATACCAAAATTATGCTGACGGCAACGCCAATGCTATTGCTGGTGGGAACGGTATTGTTCTGGCTTTTAGAGAGGCACAACCCCAGTACTATGCAAAATTTGGATTTGGAATCGCAATGGCTAGCCGCATTTTTCCAATCAGCGACAGCAAGAACGGCGGGATTTAACAGTGTCGATCTTGCTCAGTATACTCGCCCAGCATTGTTAGTGATGATTATCTTGATGTTAATTGGGGCAGGTTCTACTTCGACAGGGGGAGGTATTAAAGTCTCAACTTTTGCGGTTGCATTCGTTGCTACATGGGCTTTCTTGCGTCAGAAAAAACATGTTGTTATGTTTCGCCGTAGTGTTAACTGGCCAACCGTAACGAAAGCACTTGCGATTATCGTCGTCAGTGGGGCATTACTTACAATTGCGATGTTCTTGCTGATGATCACGGAAGTTAATGCCAGTTTTGACCATATTTTGTTTGAGACGATTTCAGCATTCGCTACCGTTGGTTTATCTACGGGACTAACGGCAGAGCTTTCTGAACCGGGTAAGTACATCATGGTGGTAGTGATGATTATTGGGCGTATTGGGCCGTTAACTCTTGCCTATATGCTCGCAACTCCTCAGCCAACTCTATTGAAGTATCCTGAGGATACCGTGCTGACAGGTTAG
- a CDS encoding pirin family protein — MSTHREIRQIIPAQPTSDGDGVKIQRVAGFNNAAFSPFLMMDELKSDQRSDYVGGFPPHPHRGIETLTYMLKGHFEHKDHMGNVGSLRTGGAQWMAAGQGVIHSEMPIMQDGDLHGFQIWINQPARDKMKPAQYHDFQPETITEFRDEKLALLRVLAGDITANNTKLQGPLTKTGVPVTIADWQSVAGSSVTVQTPQHHNTMLYAYKGSIKVGERVLMQGEFALLSSGESFSMTANDTSGVLVFIGEPINEPVVHYGPFVMNSIQEIEQAIKDYNSGLFETY; from the coding sequence ATGAGTACACATCGTGAAATCCGCCAAATTATCCCAGCTCAACCAACGTCTGACGGCGACGGCGTAAAAATTCAGCGTGTTGCAGGCTTTAACAACGCTGCTTTTTCTCCATTTTTGATGATGGATGAACTCAAATCAGACCAGCGTTCAGATTATGTAGGAGGCTTCCCTCCACACCCACATAGAGGTATTGAAACTCTGACCTATATGCTTAAAGGTCACTTTGAACATAAAGATCATATGGGCAATGTGGGTTCACTTCGCACTGGTGGTGCACAATGGATGGCTGCAGGACAAGGTGTTATTCATAGTGAAATGCCCATCATGCAAGACGGTGACCTGCACGGTTTTCAAATCTGGATCAATCAACCAGCACGCGACAAAATGAAACCTGCTCAGTACCATGATTTCCAACCTGAAACAATTACTGAGTTCAGAGATGAAAAGCTTGCATTATTGAGAGTGTTAGCTGGTGATATCACAGCTAATAATACCAAGTTACAAGGGCCACTAACGAAAACCGGAGTACCAGTCACTATTGCTGACTGGCAAAGTGTTGCTGGCAGTAGCGTAACCGTGCAAACACCTCAACATCACAATACGATGCTCTACGCCTATAAAGGTAGTATTAAGGTGGGTGAACGAGTACTTATGCAAGGTGAGTTTGCGTTGCTGTCTAGCGGGGAATCTTTCTCGATGACAGCCAATGACACAAGCGGTGTATTAGTGTTCATTGGTGAGCCTATTAATGAACCTGTGGTGCACTATGGGCCTTTTGTAATGAACTCGATTCAGGAAATCGAACAAGCGATAAAAGATTATAACTCAGGTTTATTCGAAACTTATTAA
- a CDS encoding DUF2850 domain-containing protein — translation MSNEAIFKSVFATTLGIAALLCGSMIYFGYQSYTNPSQVYGSWIEINAPGYRTEVLTLNDQGVFRNHRLISTSFEYDGKNIKIETGQGRSIYALAGTDKSPQLKRIQPSSPIQRFIKQGFEDTIDTSGGAETRRRAITNHFEQN, via the coding sequence ATGTCAAACGAAGCAATATTTAAATCCGTATTCGCCACGACCTTAGGTATAGCAGCATTATTGTGTGGTTCTATGATTTATTTTGGTTACCAATCCTACACCAATCCTTCTCAAGTCTACGGATCATGGATCGAAATTAATGCCCCAGGCTACCGTACTGAAGTATTGACGCTAAATGACCAAGGCGTATTTCGTAATCACCGATTAATTAGCACTAGCTTTGAATATGATGGCAAGAACATCAAGATTGAAACAGGACAAGGTCGCTCAATCTATGCTTTAGCAGGAACAGACAAATCACCACAACTAAAACGTATTCAACCTTCATCACCAATTCAGCGTTTCATCAAACAAGGGTTTGAAGACACCATTGATACCTCAGGCGGAGCAGAAACACGCCGAAGAGCTATCACTAACCACTTCGAGCAGAACTAA